From the Manis javanica isolate MJ-LG chromosome 11, MJ_LKY, whole genome shotgun sequence genome, one window contains:
- the LOC140844240 gene encoding olfactory receptor 56A3-like — protein sequence MTPHRNGSSAVSEFFLNCFVRSPSWQLGLSLPLTLLFLLAMGANTILLITIRRVASLHEPVYYLLSLLSLLDMVLCLTVIPKVLAIFWFDLRSISFSACFLQMYNMNCFYAMESCTFMVMAYDRYVAICHPLRYPSIINNQFVAKAAIFIVARNVLLTLPIPILSARLYYCRRNVIENCICANMSVSRLSCDDITINRMYQFAGGWTLLGSDLILIFLSYTLILRAVLRLKAEGAVAKALSTCGSHFILILFFSSVLLVFVLTHVTKKKVFAEVPALLNVLHQVIPAALNPIVYGVRTQEIKQGIQRLLRKAW from the coding sequence ATGACACCACACAGAAATGGCTCCAGTGCGGTTTCAGAATTCTTCCTGAATTGTTTTGTCAGGTCCCCCAGCTGGCAGCTCGGGCTGtccctgcccctcaccctcctcttcctcctggccATGGGGGCCAACACTATTCTCCTCATCACCATCCGGAGGGTGGCCTCTCTGCACGAGCCTGTGTATTACCTGCtcagcctcctctccctgctGGACATGGTACTCTGCCTCACTGTCATCCCCAAGGTCCTGGCCATCTTCTGGTTTGACCTCAGGtccatcagcttctctgcctGCTTCCTGCAGATGTACAACATGAACTGCTTCTATGCCATGGAGTCCTGTACATTCATGgtcatggcctatgaccgctatgttgccatctgCCACCCACTGAGGTACCCATCCATCATCAACAACCAGTTTGTGGCCAAGGCTGCCATTTTTATTGTGGCCAGGAATGTCCTTCTCACATTGCCCATTCCCATCCTCTCTGCACGACTCTATTATTGCAGGAGAAATGTCATTGAGAACTGCATCTGCGCCAATATGTCTGTGTCCAGGCTCTCCTGTGATGACATCACCATTAATCGCATGTACCAGTTTGCAGGAGGCTGGACTCTGCTAGGATCCGACCTCATCCTCATCTTCCTCTCCTACACCCTCATCCTGAGAGCTGTGCTGAGACTCAAGGCAGAGGGAGCTGTGGCCAAGGCCCTGAGCACATGTGGCTCCCACTTCATCCTCATCCTCTTCTTCAGCTCCGTCCTGCTGGTCTTCGTCCTCACGCATGTGACCAAGAAGAAGGTCTTCGCTGAGGTGCCAGCTCTGCTCAATGTCCTCCACCAAGTCATCCCTGCAGCCCTCAACCCCATTGTTTATGGAGTGCGCACCCAGGAGATCAAGCAAGGAATCCAGAGGTTACTGAGGAAAGCGTGGTAG